Proteins from a genomic interval of Aquabacterium sp. J223:
- the lpxK gene encoding tetraacyldisaccharide 4'-kinase, translated as MRAAVERWLQGVWWDAARRPPLALRALERLYRHLLARSRHREPPPRPAPRPVLVVGNLIVGGAGKTPTVIALVQALQSRGRRPGVVSRGHGRRGGAVQLVDARSRSDEVGDEPLLIARRTGVPLAVGRDRVAAARRLCQAHPELDLLIADDGLQHHALARQAQLIVFDERGIGNGHLLPAGPLREPMAAMVPPRSVVLYNAGEPTTAWPGARVARGLAGVRDWAGWQAGEPPSPAALQALRGRPLLAVAGIAAPERFFVMLEAAGLQIRRLPLPDHAPLQRLPWTDDDADVVLTEKDAVKLVGRPLGRTRVWVATLDFHLPDGLVDQLLQWLDHPTPHDT; from the coding sequence ATGAGGGCCGCGGTGGAGCGCTGGCTGCAGGGCGTCTGGTGGGACGCCGCGCGGCGCCCGCCGCTGGCCCTGCGGGCGCTGGAGCGGCTCTACCGGCACCTGCTGGCCCGCTCCCGGCACCGGGAGCCGCCGCCCCGACCCGCCCCACGCCCGGTGCTGGTGGTCGGCAACCTCATCGTCGGCGGCGCGGGCAAGACCCCCACCGTGATCGCGCTCGTGCAGGCGCTGCAGTCGCGCGGCCGGCGGCCCGGGGTGGTGTCGCGCGGGCACGGGCGGCGCGGCGGCGCGGTGCAGCTCGTCGATGCACGCAGCCGTTCGGACGAGGTCGGCGACGAGCCGCTGCTCATCGCCCGCCGCACCGGCGTGCCACTGGCGGTGGGGCGCGACCGGGTGGCCGCCGCCCGCCGGCTGTGCCAGGCGCACCCCGAACTGGACCTGCTGATCGCCGACGACGGCCTGCAGCACCACGCGCTGGCCCGCCAGGCCCAGCTCATCGTCTTCGACGAACGCGGCATCGGCAACGGCCACCTGCTGCCGGCCGGCCCCCTGCGCGAGCCGATGGCGGCCATGGTGCCGCCGCGCAGCGTGGTGCTCTACAACGCCGGGGAGCCGACCACCGCCTGGCCGGGTGCCCGCGTCGCCCGCGGCCTGGCCGGGGTGCGCGACTGGGCCGGCTGGCAGGCCGGCGAGCCGCCGTCGCCCGCCGCGCTGCAGGCCCTCCGTGGCCGGCCGCTGCTGGCGGTGGCCGGCATCGCCGCCCCGGAGCGCTTCTTCGTGATGCTGGAAGCTGCCGGCCTGCAGATCCGTCGCCTGCCGCTGCCCGACCATGCCCCGTTGCAGCGCCTGCCATGGACCGACGACGACGCGGACGTCGTGCTGACCGAGAAGGACGCGGTCAAGCTGGTGGGCCGGCCGCTCGGCCGGACGCGCGTGTGGGTGGCGACGCTAGACTTCCATCTGCCCGACGGCCTGGTCGACCAGCTGCTGCAGTGGCTGGACCACCCTACACCCCATGACACTTGA
- the kdsB gene encoding 3-deoxy-manno-octulosonate cytidylyltransferase, with protein MSFTVLIPARLRSTRLPDKPLADIGGLPMVVRVARQASRSGADRVVVAADHPRILQACATHGVTAVATRDDHVSGSDRLAEACAQLGLDGDTVVVNVQGDEPLIDPALIDAVAGLLRARPDCAMSTAAHPIAEVADWLNPNVVKVVCDARGTALLFSRAPIPAWRDAPAGAPALPAPAPLRHIGLYAYRAGFLRRYPTLPPAPIEALESLEQLRALWHGERIAVHRSPGAPPPGVDTPQDLERVRALVG; from the coding sequence GTGAGCTTCACCGTCCTGATCCCGGCCCGGCTGCGCTCGACCCGGCTGCCCGACAAGCCGCTGGCCGACATCGGCGGCCTGCCGATGGTGGTGCGGGTGGCGCGGCAGGCCTCTCGCAGCGGCGCGGACCGGGTGGTGGTGGCGGCGGACCATCCGCGCATCCTGCAGGCCTGCGCCACGCACGGCGTGACCGCGGTGGCCACGCGCGACGACCACGTCAGCGGCAGCGACCGGCTGGCCGAGGCCTGCGCGCAGCTCGGCCTGGACGGCGACACGGTGGTGGTCAACGTGCAGGGCGACGAGCCGCTGATCGATCCGGCGCTGATCGACGCCGTCGCGGGCCTGCTGCGGGCTCGACCCGACTGTGCGATGAGCACCGCGGCGCACCCGATCGCCGAGGTGGCCGACTGGCTCAACCCGAACGTGGTGAAGGTGGTGTGCGACGCACGCGGCACCGCCCTGCTCTTCTCGCGCGCGCCGATCCCGGCGTGGCGCGACGCGCCGGCGGGCGCGCCGGCGCTGCCCGCACCAGCCCCGTTGCGCCACATCGGCCTGTACGCCTACCGCGCCGGCTTCCTGCGCCGCTACCCGACGTTGCCGCCGGCGCCGATCGAGGCGCTGGAATCGCTGGAACAGCTGCGGGCGCTGTGGCACGGCGAGCGCATCGCGGTGCACCGGTCCCCCGGCGCGCCGCCGCCCGGCGTCGACACCCCGCAGGACCTGGAGCGGGTGCGCGCGTTGGTTGGCTGA
- a CDS encoding biopolymer transporter ExbD has product MNFRRAHRDEPEINLIPFIDVLLVVLIFLVLTTTYSKFSELQLTLPTADAEKLRDRPAEVIVSIAADGRYGVNRKPLEGRSVELLASELTAAAQGREDAVVIVSADAGTPHQLVINVLDAARRAGLSRLTFAAQTSAGATR; this is encoded by the coding sequence ATGAACTTCCGCCGGGCGCACCGCGACGAGCCGGAGATCAACCTGATCCCGTTCATCGACGTGCTGCTGGTCGTGCTCATCTTCCTGGTGCTGACGACCACCTACTCGAAGTTCAGCGAGTTGCAGCTCACGCTGCCCACGGCCGACGCCGAGAAGCTGCGCGACCGGCCGGCCGAGGTCATCGTCTCCATCGCCGCCGACGGCCGCTACGGCGTCAACCGCAAGCCGCTGGAAGGCCGCAGCGTCGAACTGCTCGCCAGCGAGCTGACCGCCGCGGCGCAGGGCCGCGAGGACGCCGTGGTCATCGTCTCGGCGGACGCCGGCACGCCGCACCAGCTGGTGATCAACGTGCTGGACGCGGCGCGCCGCGCCGGCCTGTCGCGCCTGACCTTTGCCGCACAGACCTCCGCCGGCGCCACGCGCTGA
- the tolB gene encoding Tol-Pal system beta propeller repeat protein TolB, with protein sequence MPRRDCLALFGAGLAAPALAQFRVDISGVGATQLPIAIAPFRDEASGGQPVAAIVRADLERSGVFRGIDAQPGLDELSQPVVADWRNRGADALVVGSVSRLADGRYDVRYKLWDVVRGSDLGGQSYAVAAADLRLAAHRIADAVYERITGEKGVAATRIAYVTRGAGRYTLRVTDADGEGGQVALNSPEPIISPAWAPNGRELAYVSFETQKAVVWVQDVQSGQRRQVANFRGSNSAPAWSPDGSQLAVTLTLGGGSQLYLIGRDGGTPRRITQSSAIDTEPVFSADGKLLYFVSDRGGQPQVYRMPAGGGNAERVTFSGNYNISPSISPDGRQLAYVTRQGNAFKVAVLDLAGGNVSVISDTNDDESPSFAPNGRLLVYATRQGGRDVLMSSTVDGRARRPLVTSGIDMREPVWGPFGR encoded by the coding sequence CTGCCACGCCGCGACTGCCTCGCCCTGTTCGGGGCGGGGCTGGCGGCGCCGGCCCTGGCCCAGTTCCGCGTCGACATCAGCGGCGTCGGCGCCACCCAGCTGCCGATCGCCATCGCGCCGTTCCGCGACGAGGCGTCCGGCGGCCAGCCGGTGGCGGCCATCGTGCGCGCCGACCTGGAGCGCAGCGGCGTCTTCCGTGGCATCGACGCCCAGCCCGGCCTGGACGAGCTGAGCCAGCCGGTGGTGGCCGATTGGCGCAACCGCGGCGCCGATGCGCTGGTGGTCGGCTCGGTCAGCCGCCTGGCCGATGGCCGCTACGACGTGCGCTACAAGCTGTGGGACGTGGTGCGCGGCAGCGACCTTGGCGGCCAGAGCTACGCGGTGGCCGCCGCCGATCTGCGGCTGGCGGCGCACCGCATCGCCGACGCGGTGTACGAGCGCATCACCGGCGAGAAGGGCGTGGCGGCCACCCGCATCGCCTACGTCACCCGCGGCGCGGGGCGCTACACGCTGCGCGTGACCGACGCCGACGGCGAGGGCGGGCAGGTGGCGCTGAACTCGCCCGAGCCCATCATCTCGCCGGCCTGGGCGCCCAACGGCCGCGAACTGGCCTACGTGTCCTTCGAGACGCAGAAGGCGGTGGTCTGGGTGCAGGACGTGCAGAGCGGCCAGCGCCGGCAGGTGGCCAACTTCCGCGGCTCGAACAGCGCCCCGGCCTGGTCGCCCGACGGCTCGCAGCTGGCGGTGACGCTGACGCTCGGCGGCGGCAGCCAGCTCTACCTCATCGGTCGCGACGGCGGCACGCCGCGCCGCATCACGCAGAGCTCGGCCATCGACACCGAGCCGGTGTTCAGCGCCGACGGCAAGCTGCTGTATTTCGTCAGCGACCGCGGCGGGCAGCCGCAGGTCTACCGCATGCCCGCCGGCGGCGGCAACGCCGAGCGCGTCACCTTCTCCGGCAACTACAACATCAGCCCGTCGATCAGCCCGGACGGCCGCCAGCTGGCCTACGTCACCCGCCAGGGCAATGCCTTCAAGGTGGCGGTGCTGGACCTCGCCGGCGGCAACGTCTCGGTCATCAGCGACACGAACGATGACGAGAGCCCGAGCTTCGCGCCCAATGGCCGGCTGCTCGTCTACGCCACCCGGCAGGGCGGGCGCGACGTGCTGATGAGCTCGACCGTCGACGGCCGGGCGCGCCGTCCGCTGGTCACCAGCGGCATCGACATGCGCGAGCCGGTGTGGGGGCCTTTTGGCCGATAG
- a CDS encoding YeeE/YedE family protein translates to MLWAAFGLAFAFGAIAQRTHFCTMGAVADIVSMGDWTRMRMWVLAMAVAMLCFSGGVASGVLDATKTLYGGPGLLWLSTLVGGLLFGIGMVLGSGCGSKTLIRLGGGNLKSLVVFLVIGLAAFATLRGLTAVWRVQTVDRAVVALPTGQDLPSLLTAGAGGSVQVWAAALGGGLALALVAWVLRRPEGRSGAVWLGGVGVGLAVGAMWWVSGTWGHVAEDPSTLQEAFLATNSQRMEAFSFVAPIAYTLDWLLFYSDAAKRLTVGIVSVVGVVLGSAAVALASRSFRWEGFANAGDLGRHLAAGLLMGVGGVTALGCTVGQGISGLSTLSLGSVLALAGILAGGWGTLRWQVWRLEREA, encoded by the coding sequence GTGCTGTGGGCCGCCTTCGGCCTGGCCTTCGCCTTCGGCGCCATCGCCCAGCGCACCCATTTCTGCACCATGGGCGCGGTGGCCGACATCGTGAGCATGGGCGACTGGACGCGCATGCGCATGTGGGTGCTGGCGATGGCCGTCGCGATGCTGTGCTTCAGCGGCGGCGTCGCGTCGGGTGTTCTCGATGCGACGAAGACGCTGTATGGCGGGCCAGGGCTGCTGTGGCTGTCGACGCTGGTCGGCGGCCTGCTGTTCGGCATCGGCATGGTGCTCGGCTCGGGCTGCGGCAGCAAGACGCTGATCCGGCTCGGCGGCGGCAACCTGAAGTCGCTGGTGGTCTTCCTCGTCATCGGCCTGGCCGCGTTCGCCACGCTGCGCGGGCTGACGGCGGTGTGGCGGGTGCAGACGGTGGACCGTGCAGTCGTGGCGCTGCCCACCGGTCAGGACCTGCCGTCGCTGCTGACCGCCGGCGCCGGCGGCAGCGTGCAGGTGTGGGCCGCCGCGCTCGGCGGCGGCCTGGCCCTGGCGCTGGTCGCCTGGGTGCTGCGGCGGCCCGAAGGCCGGTCGGGTGCGGTCTGGCTGGGCGGCGTCGGCGTCGGCCTGGCGGTCGGCGCCATGTGGTGGGTGTCGGGCACCTGGGGCCACGTGGCCGAGGACCCGTCGACGCTGCAGGAGGCCTTCCTCGCCACCAACTCGCAGCGCATGGAGGCCTTCAGCTTCGTCGCCCCGATCGCCTACACGCTGGACTGGCTGCTGTTCTACAGCGACGCGGCCAAGCGGCTGACGGTGGGCATCGTCAGCGTGGTCGGCGTGGTGCTGGGCTCGGCCGCGGTGGCCCTGGCCAGCCGCAGCTTCCGCTGGGAGGGTTTCGCCAATGCCGGCGACCTCGGCCGTCACCTGGCCGCCGGCCTGCTGATGGGCGTCGGCGGCGTCACCGCGCTGGGCTGCACGGTGGGGCAGGGCATCTCGGGGCTGTCGACGCTGTCGCTCGGCAGCGTGCTCGCGCTGGCCGGCATCCTGGCCGGCGGCTGGGGCACGCTGCGCTGGCAGGTGTGGCGGCTGGAGCGCGAGGCATGA
- the pal gene encoding peptidoglycan-associated lipoprotein Pal, with protein MTTSSSFAGRLCAGLSLLIVAGVLGGCASGVKLDEQAPVESRNTTAGAGAGSGAQAGAGSQSGVATVDLNRNAAANAGANLPRTVYFDFDSFSVKDEYRPVVENHAKRLQGNRQLKVTVEGHTDERGGREYNLALGQKRAESVLRAMTVLGASESQLEAVSYGKERPAVQGSDESAYAQNRRAEIKDR; from the coding sequence ATGACGACCTCGTCTTCTTTCGCCGGCCGCCTGTGCGCCGGTCTCTCGCTGCTCATCGTCGCCGGCGTGCTCGGCGGCTGCGCCTCCGGCGTCAAGCTCGACGAGCAGGCGCCCGTCGAGAGCCGCAACACCACGGCCGGCGCGGGTGCCGGCAGCGGCGCCCAGGCCGGCGCCGGCAGCCAGTCCGGCGTGGCCACGGTGGACCTGAACCGCAACGCCGCCGCCAACGCCGGCGCCAACCTGCCGCGCACGGTCTACTTCGACTTCGACAGCTTCAGCGTCAAGGACGAGTACCGGCCGGTGGTCGAGAACCACGCCAAGCGGCTGCAGGGCAACCGCCAGCTCAAGGTCACCGTCGAGGGCCACACCGACGAGCGCGGCGGCCGCGAGTACAACCTGGCGCTGGGCCAGAAGCGGGCCGAGTCGGTGCTGCGGGCGATGACGGTGCTCGGCGCGTCCGAGTCGCAGCTCGAGGCGGTGAGCTACGGCAAGGAGCGGCCGGCGGTGCAGGGCAGCGACGAGTCGGCCTACGCGCAGAACCGCCGCGCCGAGATCAAGGACCGCTGA
- the ybgF gene encoding tol-pal system protein YbgF codes for MRAPTSSLRRRAAPWALALAAAFAPLSASALFSDDEARRAILELRARLDEQARARQTEQAQLTEQIQQLRRSLLEATTAMEALRGEIAQLRGRDEQLARDVAEVQRRQRDISQGVEERIRKLEPQKVSLDGKEFLVEADEKRQYEEAVALLRNGDFPAASSAFSALLKRYPASGYADAARFWLGNALYGRRDYAGAIASFRGFVSGAPEHPRAPEALLAIANCQIEMKDSRSARRTLEELLKTYPKSEAAQAGRDRMAALK; via the coding sequence ATGAGAGCCCCGACGTCATCGCTGCGGCGCCGCGCGGCGCCGTGGGCGCTGGCGCTCGCCGCCGCGTTCGCGCCGCTGTCGGCGTCCGCGCTGTTCTCCGACGACGAGGCGCGGCGCGCCATCCTCGAACTGCGTGCCCGGCTGGACGAGCAGGCCCGCGCCCGCCAGACCGAACAGGCGCAGCTGACCGAGCAGATCCAGCAGCTGCGCCGCAGCCTGCTGGAGGCGACGACGGCGATGGAAGCGCTGCGCGGCGAGATCGCCCAGCTGCGTGGCCGCGACGAGCAGCTGGCGCGCGACGTGGCCGAGGTGCAGCGCCGGCAGCGCGACATCAGCCAGGGCGTGGAGGAACGCATCCGCAAGCTGGAGCCGCAGAAGGTGTCGCTCGACGGCAAGGAGTTCCTGGTCGAGGCCGACGAGAAGCGCCAGTACGAGGAGGCCGTGGCCCTGCTGCGCAACGGCGACTTCCCGGCCGCGTCGTCGGCCTTCTCGGCCCTGCTCAAGCGCTACCCCGCCAGCGGCTATGCCGACGCGGCCCGCTTCTGGCTCGGCAACGCGCTGTACGGCCGGCGCGACTACGCCGGCGCCATCGCCAGCTTCCGCGGTTTCGTCAGCGGCGCGCCGGAGCACCCGCGGGCGCCCGAGGCGCTGCTGGCCATCGCCAACTGCCAGATCGAGATGAAGGACAGCCGCAGCGCCCGCCGCACGCTGGAGGAGCTGCTGAAGACCTATCCGAAGTCGGAAGCGGCGCAGGCCGGCCGCGACCGCATGGCGGCGTTGAAGTAG
- a CDS encoding tRNA threonylcarbamoyladenosine dehydratase: MSRLSSVDEADLERRFGGLRRLYGDAGYQRLRALRLVVVGVGGVGSWAAEALARSGVATLVLVDLDHVAESNINRQVQALGATIGQAKVQALAERIADIHPGCRVRPIEAFVENGNWPALLAGEPVDGVIDACDAVHAKAVLGAWSLHGGWPLVCVGAAGGKRLAHRVEVADLADTTHDPLLSTLRQRLRQRHGAPRRGPIGLTAVFSREPVTLPPSDGCAVPGRADAVDGSLNCHGYGSSVAVTASFGLVAAGELIERCLCRADAAVAEPAAVVAIMAGSADSELQA; encoded by the coding sequence ATGAGCCGCTTGAGCAGCGTCGACGAGGCCGATCTCGAGCGCCGCTTCGGCGGCCTGCGCCGGCTGTACGGCGACGCCGGCTACCAGCGCCTGCGGGCCTTGAGGCTGGTGGTGGTGGGCGTCGGCGGCGTGGGCTCCTGGGCGGCCGAGGCGCTGGCGCGCAGCGGGGTGGCGACGCTGGTGCTGGTCGACCTGGACCATGTCGCCGAGTCCAACATCAACCGCCAGGTGCAGGCGCTGGGCGCGACCATCGGCCAGGCCAAGGTGCAGGCCCTGGCCGAGCGCATCGCCGACATCCATCCCGGCTGCCGCGTGCGGCCGATCGAGGCCTTCGTCGAGAACGGCAACTGGCCGGCACTGCTGGCCGGTGAACCGGTCGACGGCGTGATCGACGCCTGCGACGCGGTCCACGCCAAGGCGGTGCTCGGCGCCTGGTCGCTGCACGGCGGTTGGCCCCTGGTGTGCGTGGGCGCGGCGGGCGGCAAGCGCCTGGCGCACCGGGTGGAAGTGGCCGATCTCGCCGACACCACGCACGACCCGCTGCTGTCCACCCTGCGCCAGCGGCTGCGCCAGCGCCATGGTGCGCCGCGCCGGGGCCCCATCGGCCTCACCGCCGTGTTCTCGCGCGAGCCGGTCACGCTGCCGCCGTCGGACGGCTGCGCCGTGCCGGGGCGTGCGGACGCGGTGGACGGCAGCCTCAACTGCCATGGCTACGGCTCGAGCGTCGCGGTCACCGCCAGCTTCGGGCTGGTCGCGGCCGGCGAATTGATCGAGCGCTGCCTGTGTCGCGCCGATGCAGCGGTCGCTGAACCTGCTGCCGTTGTGGCTATAATGGCAGGCTCTGCGGACAGCGAGCTGCAGGCGTGA
- the adk gene encoding adenylate kinase has protein sequence MRLILLGAPGAGKGTQAAFLCQKYGIPQISTGDMLRAAVKAGTPLGLQAKQVMDSGALVSDDIIIGLVQERLAQPDCAKGFLFDGFPRTIPQADAMKQAGVDLDVVLEIDVPDAAIIERMSGRRVHAASGRTYHVKFNPPKVDGVDDVTGEPLIQRDDDKEETVRKRLQVYQSQTRPLVDYYAQWAATGDARAPRYRKISGEGSVDEITRRALEALA, from the coding sequence ATGAGACTGATCCTGCTGGGAGCACCCGGCGCCGGCAAGGGCACGCAAGCGGCCTTTCTCTGCCAGAAGTACGGCATCCCGCAGATCTCCACCGGCGACATGCTGCGTGCGGCGGTGAAGGCCGGCACGCCGCTGGGCCTGCAGGCCAAGCAGGTGATGGACTCGGGCGCGCTGGTCAGCGACGACATCATCATCGGCCTGGTCCAGGAACGGCTGGCCCAGCCGGACTGCGCCAAGGGCTTCCTGTTCGACGGTTTCCCCCGCACCATCCCGCAGGCCGATGCCATGAAGCAGGCCGGCGTCGACCTCGACGTGGTGCTCGAGATCGACGTGCCCGACGCCGCCATCATCGAGCGCATGAGCGGCCGCCGCGTGCACGCGGCCTCGGGCCGCACCTACCACGTCAAGTTCAACCCGCCGAAGGTCGACGGCGTCGACGACGTCACCGGCGAGCCGCTGATCCAGCGCGACGACGACAAGGAAGAGACCGTGCGCAAGCGCCTGCAGGTCTACCAGAGCCAGACCCGGCCGCTGGTCGACTACTACGCGCAGTGGGCCGCCACCGGCGACGCCCGGGCCCCGCGCTACCGCAAGATCTCCGGCGAGGGCAGCGTGGACGAGATCACCCGGCGCGCGCTGGAGGCGCTGGCCTGA
- a CDS encoding LD-carboxypeptidase, with translation MTTALCIFSPAGVVADARSLQRAARRLRGLGFDVRRDPSAAARHQRFAGDDEARLAALHRVAEAGAAGELQVALASRGGYGLSRLLDRIDWPLIGRSVAAGLQWVGYSDCTALQLAAIAHGVAVPSSAPHRHGAAGHEPGHHHHHPPAGGFWAGPMAADDFGRTDEAGGLDDITAPCFEEAVTGQLEAVGFRTEAGFDGLDLQGRLWGGNLTVLLSLLGTPHWPKVKGGVLFLEDVNEHPYRVERGLLQLLQAGVLGAQKAVLLGDFDGWRPSPLDRGYNLKAAIAHLRSQTDVPLLTGLPMGHGPTKVCLPQGRRVTLAVQGREAFIGW, from the coding sequence ATGACGACCGCGCTGTGCATCTTCTCGCCGGCCGGCGTGGTGGCCGATGCCCGGTCGCTGCAGCGCGCCGCACGCCGGCTGCGTGGCCTCGGCTTCGACGTGCGGCGGGACCCGTCCGCCGCGGCCCGCCACCAGCGCTTCGCCGGGGACGACGAGGCCCGCCTGGCCGCGCTGCACCGCGTGGCCGAGGCCGGCGCCGCCGGCGAGCTGCAGGTCGCGCTGGCCAGCCGTGGCGGCTACGGCCTGAGCCGGCTGCTCGACCGCATCGATTGGCCGCTGATCGGCCGCAGCGTGGCGGCCGGCCTGCAGTGGGTGGGCTACAGCGACTGCACGGCGCTGCAACTGGCCGCGATCGCGCACGGTGTGGCCGTGCCCTCGTCCGCGCCGCACCGGCACGGCGCGGCGGGCCATGAGCCTGGGCACCACCACCACCACCCGCCCGCGGGCGGCTTCTGGGCCGGCCCGATGGCGGCCGACGACTTCGGCCGCACCGACGAGGCCGGCGGGCTGGACGACATCACCGCGCCCTGCTTCGAGGAGGCGGTGACGGGGCAGCTGGAGGCGGTGGGCTTCCGCACCGAGGCCGGCTTCGACGGTCTGGACCTGCAGGGTCGGCTGTGGGGCGGCAACCTGACGGTGCTGCTGTCGCTGCTCGGCACACCGCACTGGCCGAAGGTGAAGGGCGGGGTGCTCTTCCTGGAGGACGTGAACGAGCATCCCTACCGGGTCGAGCGCGGCTTGCTGCAGCTGCTGCAGGCGGGCGTGCTCGGTGCGCAGAAGGCGGTGCTGCTGGGGGACTTCGACGGCTGGCGCCCCTCGCCGCTGGACCGCGGCTACAACCTGAAGGCGGCCATCGCCCACCTGCGCTCGCAGACCGACGTGCCGCTGCTCACCGGCCTGCCGATGGGCCATGGTCCGACCAAAGTCTGCCTGCCGCAGGGCCGGCGGGTGACGCTGGCGGTGCAGGGGCGCGAGGCCTTCATCGGCTGGTAG
- the tadA gene encoding tRNA adenosine(34) deaminase TadA, with translation MTSLQRQHDEAAMRLALDQAQNAWLAGEVPVGAVIMRATPEGPRLLATGYNRPITTHDPTAHAEVVALRHAAQLVENYRLPDCELYVTLEPCAMCAMALMHARVKRVVFGARDPKTGVAGSVLDLFAERRLNHHTGVTGGVLEGPCGDLLRQFFAERRREQRTPNAAPPIPVGQATEAPLSPELAAQLLSSDPKTT, from the coding sequence ATGACGAGCCTGCAGCGGCAGCATGACGAAGCCGCCATGCGCCTGGCGCTGGACCAGGCGCAGAACGCCTGGCTGGCCGGCGAGGTGCCGGTGGGCGCGGTGATCATGCGGGCCACGCCGGAAGGCCCGCGCCTGCTGGCCACGGGCTACAACCGTCCGATCACCACGCACGATCCGACGGCGCACGCCGAGGTCGTCGCCCTGCGTCACGCGGCGCAACTGGTCGAGAACTACCGCCTGCCGGACTGCGAGCTGTACGTCACGCTGGAGCCCTGCGCCATGTGCGCGATGGCGCTGATGCACGCAAGGGTCAAGCGGGTGGTGTTCGGTGCGCGCGACCCGAAGACCGGCGTGGCGGGCTCGGTGCTCGACCTCTTCGCCGAGCGCCGGCTGAACCACCACACCGGCGTGACCGGGGGCGTGCTCGAAGGGCCGTGCGGCGACCTGCTGCGGCAGTTCTTCGCCGAGCGGCGCCGCGAGCAGCGCACACCGAACGCAGCACCACCGATCCCGGTCGGCCAGGCGACCGAGGCGCCGCTGTCGCCCGAACTGGCCGCGCAACTGCTGTCCTCCGACCCCAAGACGACATGA
- a CDS encoding Trm112 family protein translates to MTLDHRLIDLLVCPVCKGPLEMGRDEQQRPVELVCHADRLAFPVRDGIPIMLEEQARPMEPPPSAA, encoded by the coding sequence ATGACACTTGACCACCGCCTCATCGACCTGCTCGTCTGCCCCGTCTGCAAGGGGCCGCTGGAGATGGGGCGCGACGAGCAACAGCGCCCGGTGGAGCTGGTCTGTCACGCCGACCGGCTGGCCTTTCCCGTGCGCGACGGCATCCCCATCATGCTGGAGGAGCAGGCGCGGCCGATGGAACCGCCGCCCAGCGCCGCGTGA
- a CDS encoding MotA/TolQ/ExbB proton channel family protein, with protein sequence MFSIIQAAGWPIWPLILCSVVALALVIERLSSLRRNRIAPDTLVDEVLGVTRSSLPSADVVNKLALSSALGGVLAQGLRAVIAEPRISEEGLRQAFESAGRAAVHHLERYLNALGSIATAAPLLGLLGTVIGMIEIFGAQTPGGGNPAQLAHGISVALYNTAFGLIVAIPSLLFYRFFRGRVDEYALAMELAAERMVPHLMRFAVKQPGTGT encoded by the coding sequence TTGTTTTCGATCATACAAGCCGCTGGTTGGCCCATCTGGCCGCTGATCCTGTGTTCCGTGGTGGCGCTCGCGCTGGTGATCGAGCGGCTGTCCAGCCTGCGCCGAAACCGCATCGCGCCCGACACCCTGGTCGACGAGGTGCTCGGCGTGACCCGCAGCAGCCTGCCGTCGGCGGACGTGGTGAACAAGCTGGCCTTGAGCTCGGCGCTGGGCGGCGTGCTGGCCCAGGGGCTGCGGGCCGTCATCGCCGAGCCGCGCATCAGCGAGGAAGGCCTGCGCCAGGCCTTCGAGAGCGCAGGCCGCGCCGCCGTGCACCACCTGGAGCGCTACCTCAATGCGCTGGGCAGCATCGCCACCGCCGCGCCGCTGCTCGGCCTGCTGGGCACGGTGATCGGCATGATCGAGATCTTCGGCGCGCAGACCCCCGGTGGCGGCAACCCGGCGCAGCTGGCGCATGGCATCTCGGTGGCGTTGTACAACACCGCCTTCGGCCTGATCGTCGCCATCCCGTCGCTGCTGTTCTACCGCTTCTTCCGTGGCCGGGTCGACGAGTACGCGCTGGCGATGGAGCTGGCCGCCGAGCGCATGGTGCCGCACCTGATGCGCTTCGCCGTCAAGCAGCCGGGGACCGGCACATGA